The following are encoded together in the Pseudodesulfovibrio indicus genome:
- a CDS encoding thiamine pyrophosphate-dependent enzyme, protein MSACAGCGLELGARYIMEALGENSTLVIPPGCAALFSGYGKETVTKIPGFQGNLENTAAYAAGIKAGYEMQGREDITVLGMAGDGATVDIGLQSLSGALERGDKILYVCYDNEAYMNTGVQGSASTPTYAWTTTTPGGKQGYRKNLAKIVDAHRIPYLATASIGFVEDFRKKLAKAKEATKTGPAFIHLFAPCPTGWRSRPDTSVEIAQLAVTTRCWPLFEIVDGVLSITKEVKKPKPLTDYFKLQGRFKGISDEQVEAVRQEVDAAYDRLMEGRV, encoded by the coding sequence GTGAGCGCCTGTGCCGGCTGCGGCCTTGAGCTCGGAGCCCGCTACATCATGGAGGCCCTCGGAGAAAACTCCACGCTGGTCATCCCTCCCGGATGCGCCGCGCTGTTCTCCGGCTACGGCAAGGAAACCGTGACCAAGATTCCGGGGTTCCAGGGCAACCTGGAGAACACTGCGGCCTATGCCGCCGGGATCAAGGCCGGGTACGAGATGCAGGGCCGCGAGGACATCACCGTCCTGGGCATGGCCGGCGACGGCGCCACCGTCGACATCGGCCTCCAGTCCCTGTCCGGCGCCCTGGAGCGCGGGGACAAGATCCTGTACGTCTGCTACGACAACGAGGCGTACATGAACACCGGCGTCCAGGGAAGCGCATCCACGCCGACCTACGCCTGGACCACGACGACCCCGGGCGGCAAGCAGGGCTACCGCAAGAACCTCGCCAAGATCGTCGACGCCCACCGCATCCCCTACCTCGCCACCGCTTCCATCGGCTTCGTCGAAGACTTCCGCAAGAAGCTCGCCAAGGCCAAGGAGGCCACCAAGACCGGACCGGCCTTCATCCATCTGTTCGCCCCCTGTCCCACCGGCTGGAGAAGCCGTCCCGACACCTCGGTGGAAATCGCCCAACTGGCCGTGACCACCCGCTGCTGGCCGCTGTTCGAGATCGTCGACGGCGTGCTGTCGATCACCAAAGAGGTCAAGAAGCCCAAGCCGCTCACCGACTACTTCAAGCTGCAGGGCCGGTTCAAGGGCATCAGCGACGAACAGGTGGAAGCCGTTCGCCAGGAAGTCGACGCCGCCTACGACCGGCTGATGGAAGGAAGAGTCTAG
- a CDS encoding acetate--CoA ligase family protein: MAATLNEIYNARSIALIGASQDPNKAGYQVLKLLLDEGYEGKVYPVHPKEPEILGRKCYPSILDIPDAVDVMVVAVSAKVVINVMKQAEQRGDVKGAVVLSAGFAETGVPELVEAEAELVRIAKRAGIRVFGPNCIGMAYPALKLNTGFAPGIKLIEGSAAYVSQSGAFGGALLMFAGDQPCPQGFAKFGHIGNMCDVSNLELIEAFNNDPSVSVTGAYMEAVKDGRELMRIAAASEKPNLILKVGRSSLGAAAAMSHTGSLAGSDKVYDGAFKQCGIVRMDTVEDMTDGMKAVASLPKPKGNRVCVLTEAGGMGIVSMDTIDKTDLVLASIAGDTLAKLEETLPSMAMICKPDGYIDMTAAVSPEQQAESLRLVLADPGVDAVLLMGLPPIFRDAKDTAERISPVAKEFDKPVAVCFMRGESMAEGRRHFEENGIMTFDTPERAVKALETLYRAAFRNGHPLEDLPPAPRHHLVEKAVAQGRNLLEPEAVSLLADNGIPTVDHAFATSSEEAQDAAERFGGPVVLKVVSPDVIHKSDAGGVKVNIRSRSEMADAYDAMMSEVASRVPGADIHGAMIVPLAEPGTEIIIGMVRDPQFGPTIMFGLGGIFVEVFKDVSFRVAPFNEEVALDMIKETKAFELLGGVRGETARDVGSLVDLLVKVSRMAATQPEISEIDLNPVRIYERGLAVLDARIILSCGN; encoded by the coding sequence ATGGCCGCAACGTTGAACGAAATATACAACGCCCGCTCGATCGCCCTCATCGGGGCGTCCCAGGACCCCAACAAAGCGGGATACCAGGTGCTCAAGCTCCTGCTCGACGAGGGCTACGAGGGCAAGGTTTACCCCGTGCATCCCAAGGAACCGGAGATTCTGGGGCGCAAGTGCTACCCCTCGATCCTCGACATTCCCGATGCCGTGGACGTCATGGTCGTCGCGGTCTCCGCCAAGGTGGTCATCAACGTCATGAAACAGGCCGAGCAGCGCGGCGACGTCAAGGGCGCGGTCGTCCTGTCCGCCGGATTCGCCGAGACCGGCGTTCCCGAGCTGGTCGAGGCCGAGGCCGAGCTGGTCAGGATCGCCAAGCGCGCGGGCATCCGCGTGTTCGGCCCCAACTGCATCGGCATGGCCTACCCGGCCCTCAAGCTGAACACCGGGTTCGCGCCCGGCATCAAGCTCATCGAGGGTTCCGCCGCCTACGTGAGCCAGAGCGGCGCCTTCGGCGGCGCGCTGCTCATGTTCGCCGGAGACCAGCCCTGTCCCCAGGGTTTCGCCAAGTTCGGCCACATCGGCAACATGTGCGACGTCTCCAACCTGGAACTCATCGAGGCCTTCAACAACGATCCCTCCGTCAGCGTCACGGGCGCATACATGGAAGCGGTCAAGGACGGCCGGGAACTGATGAGAATCGCCGCCGCCTCGGAAAAGCCGAACCTGATCCTGAAGGTCGGGCGTTCCTCTCTCGGCGCCGCCGCCGCCATGTCGCACACCGGCTCCCTGGCCGGTTCGGACAAGGTCTACGACGGGGCCTTCAAGCAGTGCGGCATCGTGCGCATGGACACGGTCGAGGACATGACCGACGGCATGAAGGCCGTGGCCAGCCTCCCGAAGCCGAAGGGCAACCGGGTCTGCGTGCTGACCGAGGCCGGCGGCATGGGCATCGTCAGCATGGACACCATCGACAAGACGGACCTGGTGCTGGCCTCCATCGCCGGGGACACCCTGGCCAAGCTGGAGGAAACGCTGCCGTCCATGGCCATGATCTGCAAGCCTGACGGCTACATCGACATGACCGCCGCGGTCAGCCCCGAACAGCAGGCCGAATCCCTTCGCCTGGTGTTGGCCGATCCCGGCGTGGACGCCGTCCTGCTTATGGGACTGCCGCCCATTTTCCGGGATGCCAAGGATACCGCGGAACGGATCTCGCCGGTGGCCAAGGAGTTCGACAAGCCGGTAGCCGTGTGCTTCATGCGCGGCGAAAGCATGGCCGAAGGCCGCCGTCACTTCGAAGAAAACGGCATCATGACCTTCGACACGCCGGAAAGGGCGGTCAAGGCCCTGGAGACCCTGTATCGGGCGGCGTTCCGAAACGGACACCCCCTGGAAGACCTGCCCCCCGCGCCGCGGCACCACCTGGTGGAAAAAGCCGTGGCCCAGGGGCGCAATCTGCTCGAACCCGAGGCGGTTTCGCTTCTCGCCGACAACGGCATCCCCACCGTGGACCATGCCTTTGCCACCAGCAGCGAGGAGGCCCAGGACGCCGCCGAGAGGTTCGGCGGGCCCGTGGTGCTCAAGGTGGTGTCTCCCGACGTGATCCACAAGAGCGACGCGGGCGGGGTCAAGGTCAACATCCGCAGCCGGTCCGAAATGGCCGACGCCTACGACGCCATGATGTCCGAAGTCGCGTCCCGGGTGCCTGGCGCAGACATCCACGGGGCCATGATCGTCCCCCTGGCCGAGCCCGGAACCGAGATCATCATCGGCATGGTGCGCGACCCGCAGTTCGGGCCGACGATCATGTTCGGCCTGGGCGGCATCTTTGTCGAGGTGTTCAAGGACGTCAGTTTCCGCGTGGCCCCGTTCAACGAGGAAGTGGCGCTCGACATGATCAAGGAAACCAAAGCCTTTGAACTGCTGGGCGGCGTTCGCGGGGAAACCGCAAGAGACG